A window from Microbacterium ginsengiterrae encodes these proteins:
- the gcvH gene encoding glycine cleavage system protein GcvH: protein MTDLTALKYTDEHEWLSVADGVATIGVTDYAADKLGDVVFVELPAVGTEIAAGSVVGEIESTKSVGELYAPLAGTVTEINDAVVDDPSLVNAEPFEGGWLIKVSIADGAADGLLDRDAYVALTEG, encoded by the coding sequence ATGACCGATCTCACCGCACTCAAGTACACGGACGAGCACGAGTGGCTCTCCGTCGCCGACGGCGTCGCCACCATCGGCGTCACCGACTACGCGGCGGACAAGCTCGGGGACGTCGTCTTCGTCGAGCTCCCCGCTGTCGGTACCGAGATCGCCGCCGGCTCCGTGGTCGGCGAGATCGAGTCGACGAAGTCCGTCGGCGAACTCTACGCACCCCTCGCCGGGACCGTGACCGAGATCAACGACGCCGTCGTCGACGACCCGTCGCTCGTGAACGCCGAGCCGTTCGAGGGCGGCTGGCTCATCAAGGTGTCGATCGCCGACGGTGCGGCCGACGGCCTGCTCGACCGCGACGCCTACGTCGCGCTGACGGAGGGTTGA
- a CDS encoding dipeptide ABC transporter ATP-binding protein, with translation MNTLRSERTPIEPPLLSVRGLRVGFKVDRRINEVVHGVDFDVHPGETVAIVGESGSGKSTTVHALIDLLPGTGKVTGGSIMWNGKELVGANRRTMESLRGREIGLVPQDPMSNLNPVWSVGFQVEEAIRANGLAQGRAEVHRRAVAVLEQAGLKDAETRMKQYPHQFSGGMKQRALIGIGLSADPQLLIADEPTSALDVTVQRVVLDHLESRTRELGTAVVFVTHDLGLAAERAQKLIVMYRGNIVEAGPSREILANPQHPYTKRLVSAAPSLASRRLGSKPELPPAPAESFDLAAIAEPDAKPVVTAQPMIEVENLTKMYKLRTGNFGSKDFVAVSDATFQIHRGETMALVGESGSGKSTIAKMVLQIEKPTSGTIRIEGNDTAALSGAQLFDLRSRLQPVFQDPYGSLDPLMSIGNSIAEPLNVHGVGDRSTRRQRVLELLDQVALPRALATRYPNELSGGQRQRVAVARGLALNPDILVLDEAVSALDVLVQAQILDLLASLQREMDLTYLFITHDLAVVRLIADRVCVMEAGRIVEQASVDEVFDNPQQPYTQRLLDAIPGRDIELGV, from the coding sequence ATGAACACGCTCCGATCCGAACGCACCCCCATCGAGCCGCCGCTGCTCAGCGTCCGAGGCCTGCGCGTCGGCTTCAAGGTCGATCGCCGCATCAACGAGGTCGTCCACGGCGTCGACTTCGACGTCCACCCCGGAGAGACCGTCGCGATCGTCGGGGAATCCGGTTCCGGCAAGTCGACAACGGTCCACGCCCTCATCGACCTGCTCCCCGGGACCGGGAAGGTCACCGGCGGGTCGATCATGTGGAACGGCAAGGAGCTCGTCGGCGCGAACCGTCGCACGATGGAATCGCTCCGCGGCCGAGAGATCGGCCTGGTCCCTCAGGACCCGATGTCGAACCTCAACCCCGTCTGGTCGGTCGGCTTCCAGGTCGAGGAGGCCATCCGCGCCAACGGTCTCGCCCAGGGCCGTGCTGAGGTCCACCGCCGCGCGGTCGCCGTGCTCGAGCAGGCCGGCCTGAAGGACGCCGAGACGCGGATGAAGCAGTACCCGCATCAGTTCTCCGGCGGCATGAAGCAGCGCGCCCTCATCGGCATCGGTCTGTCGGCCGATCCGCAGCTGCTGATCGCCGACGAGCCGACCTCCGCGCTCGACGTGACCGTGCAGCGCGTGGTGCTGGACCACCTCGAATCGCGCACGCGCGAGCTCGGCACCGCGGTGGTCTTCGTCACGCACGACCTCGGACTCGCGGCGGAGCGGGCTCAGAAGCTCATCGTCATGTACCGCGGCAACATCGTCGAGGCGGGTCCGAGCCGCGAGATCCTGGCGAATCCGCAGCATCCGTACACGAAGCGCCTTGTCTCGGCCGCCCCGAGCCTCGCCTCCCGTCGCCTGGGGAGCAAACCCGAGCTGCCGCCGGCCCCCGCGGAGTCGTTCGATCTGGCCGCGATCGCGGAGCCGGACGCGAAGCCCGTCGTGACCGCGCAGCCCATGATCGAGGTCGAGAACCTCACCAAGATGTACAAGCTGCGCACCGGCAACTTCGGATCCAAGGACTTCGTGGCCGTCTCTGATGCGACCTTCCAGATCCATCGCGGTGAGACCATGGCGCTGGTGGGCGAGTCGGGCTCCGGCAAATCGACCATCGCGAAGATGGTGCTGCAGATCGAGAAGCCGACGTCCGGGACCATCCGGATCGAGGGCAACGACACCGCCGCGCTCTCCGGTGCGCAGCTGTTCGATCTGCGCAGCAGACTGCAGCCGGTGTTCCAGGATCCGTACGGGTCGCTGGATCCGCTCATGAGCATCGGGAACTCGATCGCCGAGCCGTTGAACGTGCACGGTGTCGGTGACCGTTCGACGCGGCGGCAGCGAGTGCTCGAGCTGCTCGACCAGGTCGCCCTCCCCCGCGCCCTGGCGACGCGGTACCCGAACGAGCTCTCCGGCGGACAGCGGCAGCGTGTCGCCGTGGCCAGGGGCCTGGCGCTGAACCCCGACATCCTCGTCCTCGACGAGGCCGTGTCGGCCCTCGACGTGCTCGTCCAGGCGCAGATCCTCGACCTGCTGGCATCCCTCCAGCGCGAGATGGACCTGACCTACCTGTTCATCACACACGACCTCGCCGTGGTGCGGCTCATCGCCGACCGGGTGTGCGTCATGGAGGCGGGCCGGATCGTCGAGCAGGCCTCGGTCGACGAGGTGTTCGACAACCCGCAGCAGCCCTACACGCAGCGTCTGCTCGACGCGATCCCCGGACGGGACATCGAACTGGGCGTGTGA
- a CDS encoding ABC transporter permease has product MPDSPTPSSPGIGEPLPTHFVAAVDETPAVVDAVRVREKKSNLWIDAWRDMRVRPMFWISVVIILVVVLVSLFPGLFTQVDPRACTLANSNGAPSAGHPLGFNRQGCDVYSRIIYGASTSVSVGLLVIAITFVVGTLMGSLAGFFGGFLDTVLSRAGDIFFSIPYILAAVVVMSVLADYRNPLVIAFAIGGFSWPITARIVRSEVLRVKNADFVMAAGSLGLSRGATLVRHVLPNALAPAIVVTTLSLASAIVAEATLSFLGVGLPPGQYISWGNDISAAQLSLRTDPMPLIWPSLALSITVLGFILLGETVRDALDPKARARR; this is encoded by the coding sequence ATGCCTGATTCGCCCACTCCCTCATCCCCCGGCATCGGCGAGCCGCTGCCCACTCACTTCGTCGCCGCGGTGGACGAGACGCCGGCCGTCGTCGATGCGGTCCGCGTCCGCGAGAAGAAGTCGAACCTGTGGATCGACGCGTGGCGCGACATGCGCGTGCGACCCATGTTCTGGATCTCGGTGGTGATCATCCTCGTCGTGGTCCTCGTGTCGCTCTTCCCCGGGCTGTTCACGCAGGTGGACCCGCGCGCGTGCACGCTCGCGAATTCGAACGGCGCACCGTCCGCGGGGCACCCGCTCGGATTCAACCGCCAGGGATGCGATGTCTACTCGCGCATCATCTACGGCGCGTCGACGTCGGTGTCCGTCGGTCTGCTCGTGATCGCCATCACCTTCGTCGTCGGCACGCTCATGGGATCGCTCGCGGGCTTCTTCGGCGGATTCCTCGACACCGTGCTCTCGCGTGCCGGTGACATCTTCTTCTCGATCCCCTACATCCTGGCCGCCGTCGTCGTCATGAGCGTGCTCGCCGATTATCGCAATCCCCTCGTCATCGCCTTCGCGATCGGCGGGTTCTCCTGGCCGATCACGGCGAGGATCGTGCGAAGCGAGGTCCTGCGCGTCAAGAACGCCGACTTCGTGATGGCAGCGGGGTCCCTCGGGCTCTCGCGCGGTGCCACCCTCGTGCGCCACGTCCTCCCGAACGCCCTCGCCCCGGCGATCGTCGTCACGACGCTCTCCCTCGCGAGTGCCATCGTCGCCGAGGCGACGCTGTCCTTCCTCGGGGTCGGACTGCCCCCGGGGCAGTACATCAGCTGGGGCAACGACATCAGCGCCGCGCAGCTCTCCCTGCGCACGGACCCGATGCCGCTGATCTGGCCGTCACTCGCCCTCTCCATCACGGTGCTGGGCTTCATCCTGCTCGGGGAGACCGTCCGCGACGCCCTCGACCCGAAGGCGAGGGCACGTCGATGA
- the gcvP gene encoding aminomethyl-transferring glycine dehydrogenase, which translates to MLEELGIADDEAPVEALMRQAVPAAIFTSASDGDSRIPRAASEAEALSELRGFAARNTVNTSMIGLGYYGTITPSVIQRNVLENPSWYTAYTPYQPEISQGRLEALINFQTMVADLTGLSTANASMLDESTAVAEGMLLARRASKTKSDVFVVDAGAFPQTKALLETRAAALGIELVERDLAAGETLPDELFGVFVQYPAASGLVWDPSAVIDAAHVAGGLAVVAADLLALTLIASPGSLGADVAVGTTQRFGVPMAFGGPHAGYMAVRAGLERQLPGRLVGVSVDADGKPAYRLSLQTREQHIRREKATSNICTAQVLLAVMASMYAVYHGPDGLREIAQSVAGKAATLAAWMREAGAVVTNDAFFDTLEVRAADAADIVARAHDESGILLRLVDDRTVSISVDETTTDADLNAVAALFGGKTSAFGARGVERAGDETKPAERADADALPQELRRSDEFLTHPVFHVHRSETAMMRYLKGLADRDYALDRGMIPLGSCTMKLNAATEMAAITWPEFAQIHPFAPESDVAGYLEMIDQLEGWLAEVTGYDAVSLQPNAGSQGELAGLLAIRGYHRANGDEGRTVCLIPSSAHGTNAASAVLAGMKVVVVACDDLGNVDLDDLRAKIAAHADEIAALMITYPSTHGVYEQDVVEITSAVHAAGGQVYVDGANLNALLGYARFGDLGGDVSHLNLHKTFAIPHGGGGPGVGPVAAKEHLAAHLPSHPLAQRDAHAGGYTFSGGVVSAAPYGSAGILPISWSYVRMMGAEGLRDATAAAVLSANYIAARLGEHFPVLYTGENGRVAHECILDLRPLKESTGITVDDVAKRLIDYGFHAPTMSFPVPGTLMVEPTESEDLGEIDRFVEAMIMIAQEADDVAAGRWPADDNPLVNAPHTAVSLIAGEWDHAYTREDAAYPVRSLVSTKYWPPVRRIDQAYGDRNLVCACPPVEAFA; encoded by the coding sequence ATGCTCGAGGAGCTCGGCATCGCCGATGACGAGGCGCCCGTCGAGGCGCTCATGCGTCAGGCCGTCCCCGCCGCCATCTTCACGTCTGCATCCGACGGCGACTCGCGCATTCCCCGCGCGGCCTCGGAGGCCGAGGCGCTCTCCGAGCTGCGCGGCTTCGCCGCACGCAACACCGTCAACACCTCGATGATCGGCCTCGGGTACTACGGCACGATCACTCCGAGCGTGATCCAGCGCAACGTCCTGGAGAACCCGTCCTGGTACACCGCCTACACCCCGTATCAGCCGGAGATCTCGCAGGGGCGCCTGGAGGCGCTCATCAACTTCCAGACGATGGTCGCCGACCTCACCGGTCTCTCCACCGCGAACGCGTCGATGCTCGACGAGTCGACGGCCGTCGCGGAGGGGATGCTGCTCGCCCGACGCGCATCGAAGACGAAGTCCGACGTCTTCGTCGTCGACGCCGGTGCCTTCCCGCAGACCAAGGCTCTGCTGGAGACGAGGGCCGCCGCACTGGGGATCGAGCTCGTCGAGCGTGACCTGGCTGCAGGTGAGACGCTCCCCGACGAGCTGTTCGGTGTCTTCGTGCAGTACCCCGCCGCCTCCGGGCTGGTGTGGGATCCGAGCGCCGTCATCGATGCGGCGCACGTCGCCGGTGGCCTCGCGGTCGTCGCGGCCGATCTCCTCGCGCTGACCCTCATCGCCTCGCCGGGCTCCCTCGGCGCCGATGTCGCCGTCGGCACCACGCAGCGGTTCGGCGTGCCGATGGCCTTCGGTGGCCCGCACGCCGGCTACATGGCCGTCAGGGCAGGACTCGAGCGTCAGCTCCCCGGACGCCTCGTCGGTGTGTCGGTCGACGCGGACGGCAAGCCGGCGTACCGCCTCTCGCTCCAGACGCGCGAGCAGCACATCCGCCGTGAGAAGGCGACCTCGAACATCTGCACCGCGCAGGTGCTCCTCGCCGTCATGGCGTCGATGTACGCGGTCTACCACGGTCCGGACGGGCTGCGGGAGATCGCGCAGTCCGTCGCGGGCAAGGCCGCGACGCTCGCCGCGTGGATGCGCGAGGCGGGCGCCGTCGTCACGAACGACGCATTCTTCGACACCCTCGAGGTGCGTGCAGCGGATGCTGCCGACATCGTCGCCCGTGCGCACGACGAGTCCGGCATCCTGCTGCGCCTGGTCGATGACCGCACCGTCAGCATCTCGGTCGACGAGACGACCACGGACGCCGATCTGAACGCCGTCGCCGCCCTCTTCGGCGGCAAGACCTCTGCCTTCGGCGCACGGGGCGTCGAGCGAGCCGGAGACGAGACGAAGCCGGCGGAGCGAGCCGACGCCGACGCCCTGCCCCAGGAGCTTCGCCGCTCGGACGAGTTCCTCACGCACCCGGTCTTCCACGTGCATCGCAGCGAGACCGCCATGATGCGATACCTCAAGGGCCTCGCCGACCGGGACTACGCGCTCGATCGCGGCATGATCCCGCTGGGCTCGTGCACGATGAAGCTGAACGCCGCCACTGAGATGGCCGCCATCACCTGGCCGGAGTTCGCGCAGATCCACCCGTTCGCTCCCGAGTCCGATGTCGCGGGCTACCTCGAGATGATCGACCAGCTCGAGGGTTGGCTCGCCGAGGTCACCGGATACGACGCCGTCTCACTGCAGCCGAACGCCGGCTCGCAGGGCGAACTGGCCGGACTGCTCGCGATCCGCGGCTACCACCGTGCGAACGGCGATGAGGGGCGCACGGTGTGCCTCATCCCGTCGTCCGCGCACGGCACCAACGCGGCATCCGCCGTCCTCGCCGGGATGAAGGTCGTCGTCGTCGCCTGCGACGACCTCGGCAACGTCGACCTCGACGACCTGCGGGCCAAGATCGCCGCGCACGCCGACGAGATCGCCGCGCTCATGATCACGTACCCGTCGACGCACGGCGTGTACGAGCAGGACGTCGTCGAGATCACCTCCGCCGTGCACGCCGCAGGTGGACAGGTCTACGTCGATGGCGCGAACCTCAACGCGCTGCTCGGGTACGCGCGGTTCGGCGACCTCGGCGGTGACGTGTCGCATCTGAACCTGCACAAGACGTTCGCGATCCCGCACGGCGGAGGCGGGCCGGGCGTCGGCCCGGTGGCGGCCAAGGAGCATCTCGCCGCTCATCTGCCGTCGCACCCGCTCGCGCAGCGCGACGCCCACGCCGGCGGGTACACGTTCTCGGGCGGCGTCGTCTCCGCGGCCCCGTACGGCTCCGCGGGCATCCTTCCGATCTCCTGGTCGTACGTGCGCATGATGGGCGCCGAGGGCCTGCGCGACGCGACAGCGGCCGCCGTCCTGTCGGCGAACTACATCGCGGCCCGGCTCGGCGAGCACTTCCCCGTGCTGTACACCGGCGAGAACGGACGCGTCGCGCACGAGTGCATCCTCGACCTGCGTCCACTCAAGGAGAGCACAGGCATCACGGTCGACGACGTCGCCAAGCGACTCATCGACTACGGCTTCCACGCGCCGACGATGTCGTTCCCGGTTCCCGGCACGCTGATGGTCGAGCCGACGGAGTCGGAGGACCTCGGCGAGATCGACCGTTTCGTCGAGGCGATGATCATGATCGCGCAGGAGGCCGACGATGTCGCCGCCGGCCGGTGGCCCGCCGACGACAATCCGCTGGTCAATGCACCGCACACCGCGGTGTCGCTCATCGCGGGGGAGTGGGACCACGCCTACACCCGTGAGGACGCCGCCTACCCGGTGCGGTCGCTCGTGTCGACGAAGTACTGGCCGCCGGTGCGCCGGATCGACCAGGCGTACGGAGACCGCAACCTCGTCTGCGCGTGCCCGCCGGTGGAGGCGTTCGCCTGA
- a CDS encoding ABC transporter permease, with product MLRYVLRRLLQVIPVLLGTTLLIYWMVFAMPGDPVAALFGDKQPSEALLERVRAQYNLDKPFIVQYLLYLKGIFVGDFGISFSGEPVAQILARTFPVTLKLAVMAIAMELVLAVIIGLFSGLRKGKLFDNINLIIGLLFLSVPIFVVAFIAQFGLGVKLGWFSPTVGSGAPMKDLLLPAIVLAVSLYATSMRLTRASVIDTLNQDFVRTAYAKGLSRGRVIPVHVLRNSLIPTITNTATDFGTLMVGATVTEGIFNVPGVGNVLFNAILKGENATVVSFVTVMVLIYLGVNLVIDLLYAVLDPRIRYA from the coding sequence ATGCTGAGATACGTCCTCCGTCGCCTGCTGCAGGTGATCCCCGTCCTCCTCGGTACGACCCTCCTCATCTACTGGATGGTCTTCGCCATGCCGGGCGACCCCGTGGCCGCACTGTTCGGCGACAAGCAGCCCAGCGAGGCCCTGCTCGAGCGCGTGCGCGCGCAGTACAACCTCGACAAGCCCTTCATCGTGCAGTACCTGCTGTACCTGAAGGGGATCTTCGTCGGCGACTTCGGCATCAGCTTCTCCGGCGAGCCGGTCGCGCAGATCCTCGCCCGCACGTTCCCCGTGACGCTGAAGCTCGCCGTCATGGCGATCGCGATGGAACTCGTGCTCGCGGTGATCATCGGGCTGTTCTCCGGCCTGCGCAAGGGCAAGCTGTTCGACAACATCAACCTCATCATCGGCCTGCTGTTCCTCAGCGTGCCGATCTTCGTCGTCGCGTTCATCGCCCAATTCGGGCTCGGGGTGAAACTCGGCTGGTTCTCACCGACCGTCGGATCGGGAGCCCCGATGAAGGACCTGCTCCTTCCGGCCATCGTGCTCGCGGTGAGCCTCTACGCCACGAGCATGCGTCTGACCCGTGCATCCGTCATCGACACGCTCAACCAGGACTTCGTGCGCACCGCCTACGCGAAGGGCCTCTCCCGCGGCCGCGTGATCCCGGTGCACGTGCTGCGCAACTCCCTCATCCCCACCATCACCAACACCGCGACCGACTTCGGCACGCTGATGGTGGGTGCGACCGTCACGGAGGGGATCTTCAACGTCCCCGGCGTCGGCAATGTGCTCTTCAACGCCATCCTGAAGGGCGAGAACGCCACGGTCGTCTCCTTCGTCACCGTGATGGTGCTGATCTACCTCGGTGTGAACCTGGTCATCGACCTGCTCTACGCCGTGCTCGACCCGAGGATCCGCTATGCCTGA
- a CDS encoding glycine cleavage system aminomethyltransferase GcvT has protein sequence MTEARYTPLRERHESLGASFTDFGGWQMPVRYTSDLAEHHAVRSAAGLFDISHMAEFLVTGDFAAEFLDFALAGRLSVMPVGKAKYSLLLTEGGGIIDDVIVYRLADERFLIISNAGNRGFVDSALAKRVRDFPSRIERETSLRSADGERSFAGFLGDRGVDVEDVSDDYALLAVQGPAAQEILAATEDITGLSAPWSEQRYYAWASASYHGEPLLLARTGYTGEDGFELLVRAADAAALWDDLLSAGQPHGLVPAGLAARDTLRLEAGMPLYGNELSREITPAQAGLGRVVASDKESFVGKDAVAPAEGARVLVGLTAEGRRAGRAGYAVVAEDGTAVGEITSGALSPTLGHPIAMAYIDPAFADAGTTVHLDVRGTRIPATVTALPFYRRKK, from the coding sequence ATGACCGAGGCCCGCTACACCCCGCTGCGCGAGCGACATGAGTCGCTTGGCGCGTCCTTCACGGATTTCGGCGGGTGGCAGATGCCGGTGCGCTACACCTCCGACCTCGCCGAGCACCACGCCGTGCGCTCCGCCGCTGGGCTCTTCGACATCTCCCACATGGCGGAGTTCCTCGTCACGGGTGACTTCGCCGCCGAGTTCCTCGACTTCGCCCTCGCCGGTCGCCTCTCGGTGATGCCGGTCGGAAAGGCGAAGTACTCCCTGCTGCTGACCGAGGGCGGCGGGATCATCGACGACGTGATCGTCTACCGCCTCGCGGATGAGCGGTTCCTCATCATCTCGAACGCGGGCAACCGCGGCTTCGTGGACTCGGCATTGGCCAAGAGGGTGCGGGACTTCCCGTCGCGCATCGAACGGGAGACGTCCCTCCGCTCGGCCGATGGGGAGCGCAGCTTCGCCGGGTTCCTCGGCGATCGGGGAGTGGACGTCGAGGACGTCTCGGACGACTACGCCCTCCTCGCCGTGCAGGGACCCGCAGCGCAGGAGATCCTCGCGGCGACGGAGGACATCACCGGACTCAGTGCTCCCTGGTCGGAGCAGCGGTACTACGCGTGGGCGAGCGCCAGCTATCACGGCGAGCCGCTGCTGCTCGCGCGGACCGGATACACCGGCGAGGACGGCTTCGAACTGCTCGTCCGCGCGGCGGACGCCGCGGCGCTCTGGGACGATCTGCTGTCGGCGGGTCAACCGCACGGCCTGGTCCCCGCGGGGCTCGCGGCACGCGACACCCTCCGACTCGAGGCGGGCATGCCGCTCTACGGCAACGAACTGTCCCGCGAGATCACGCCGGCACAGGCCGGTCTCGGCCGCGTCGTGGCATCCGACAAGGAGTCGTTCGTCGGCAAGGACGCTGTGGCGCCCGCCGAGGGCGCGCGCGTGCTCGTGGGGCTGACGGCGGAAGGACGGCGCGCGGGACGCGCCGGCTACGCCGTCGTCGCAGAGGACGGCACCGCCGTCGGTGAGATCACCAGCGGCGCCCTCAGCCCGACACTCGGCCACCCCATCGCGATGGCCTACATCGACCCCGCGTTCGCGGATGCGGGCACCACTGTCCACCTGGATGTGCGGGGGACGAGGATTCCCGCCACCGTGACCGCCCTGCCTTTCTACCGGAGGAAGAAATGA
- a CDS encoding NUDIX hydrolase: protein MITPGSSDAIRVAVSAVIFSLRSGANGDRLMLPLVRRTRDPYLDAWALPGGWLDPAEDLDAAASRTLAETTALTPSYLEQLYTFGDVDRSPTRVVSIIYWALLRSDLVDAQRSAAGAPENVEWFDVDDLPPLAFDHRRIAEYALWRLRNKVGYSWIGAGLLPDEFTLTELREVYETVLGRRLDPSNFRRLLEGSDELVPTESFRTGKHRPARLFRLAEKA from the coding sequence GTGATCACACCCGGCAGCTCCGACGCGATCCGCGTCGCCGTCTCGGCCGTCATCTTCTCGCTGCGAAGCGGCGCGAACGGCGACCGGCTGATGCTCCCCCTCGTCCGGAGGACGCGCGACCCGTATCTCGACGCCTGGGCACTCCCCGGCGGATGGCTCGACCCCGCGGAGGACCTGGATGCCGCCGCGTCCCGCACGCTCGCCGAGACCACGGCGCTCACCCCGAGCTACCTCGAGCAGCTGTACACGTTCGGCGACGTCGATCGCTCGCCCACGCGCGTGGTCTCGATCATCTACTGGGCACTGCTGCGCTCGGATCTCGTGGATGCGCAGCGTTCGGCTGCCGGAGCCCCGGAGAACGTCGAGTGGTTCGACGTCGACGATCTTCCACCGCTCGCCTTCGACCATCGCCGGATCGCCGAATACGCCCTGTGGCGGCTGCGCAACAAGGTCGGCTACAGCTGGATCGGAGCGGGCCTGCTGCCGGACGAGTTCACCCTGACCGAACTGCGCGAGGTCTACGAGACGGTGCTCGGACGGCGCCTCGACCCCTCGAACTTCCGTCGGCTCCTCGAGGGATCGGACGAACTCGTCCCGACGGAGTCGTTCCGCACCGGCAAGCACCGTCCCGCTCGCCTGTTCCGGCTCGCGGAGAAGGCCTGA
- the nadA gene encoding quinolinate synthase NadA, translating to MPTSPVRTIDPSVDHLIRSITSTADATCTTDLAASPWTFDALPGYGPGSSMGDVIPTGAPRQGELPAEYRTADEHDLDERIRAARRTLGDRVVVLGHFYQREEVVRHADYVGDSFQLAGAALERPDAEAIVFCGVHFMAETADLLSAPDQAVILPNLAAGCSMADMADIDQVEDCWDQLADVLGPLDVIDESGRVPVIPVTYMNSSAAIKGFVGRHGGIVCTSSNAQTVLEWAFERGQRVLFFPDQHLGRNTAKAMGVPLERMPMWNPRRPLGGSTETDLIDSRVILWHGFCSVHRRFTVAQIDQARAEHPGVRVIVHPECPMEVVDAADEAGSTDYIRRAIASATRPTTFAIGTEINLVRRLAAQFPQHEIFCLDPVVCPCSTMYRIHPGYLAWVLEELVAGRTPNRIRVESAVADPARVALERMLAAKPRA from the coding sequence ATGCCCACGTCACCCGTCCGCACCATCGATCCCTCCGTCGATCACCTCATCCGCTCGATCACCTCGACAGCGGATGCCACATGCACCACAGACCTTGCGGCATCCCCGTGGACGTTCGACGCGCTCCCCGGCTACGGCCCGGGATCGTCGATGGGCGACGTCATCCCGACCGGAGCCCCGCGGCAGGGCGAGCTGCCCGCCGAATACCGCACGGCGGACGAGCACGACCTCGATGAGCGGATCCGCGCCGCCAGACGGACTCTCGGCGACCGCGTCGTCGTGCTCGGGCACTTCTATCAGCGCGAGGAGGTCGTGCGTCACGCCGACTACGTCGGCGACTCCTTCCAGCTCGCCGGTGCCGCTCTCGAACGACCCGATGCCGAGGCGATCGTGTTCTGCGGCGTGCACTTCATGGCGGAGACCGCTGATCTGCTGTCGGCGCCGGACCAGGCGGTCATCCTGCCCAACCTCGCCGCCGGATGCTCGATGGCGGACATGGCAGACATCGATCAGGTCGAGGACTGCTGGGATCAGCTCGCCGACGTCCTCGGCCCCCTCGACGTCATCGATGAGAGCGGTCGCGTCCCCGTGATCCCGGTGACCTACATGAATTCGTCCGCCGCGATCAAGGGCTTCGTCGGGCGGCACGGCGGCATCGTCTGCACCTCCTCGAACGCGCAGACGGTGCTGGAGTGGGCGTTCGAGCGCGGGCAGCGCGTGCTCTTCTTCCCCGATCAGCATCTGGGTCGCAACACCGCGAAGGCGATGGGCGTGCCACTGGAGCGGATGCCGATGTGGAACCCTCGGCGCCCGCTGGGCGGGTCGACCGAAACGGACCTGATCGACTCTCGGGTCATCCTGTGGCACGGCTTCTGCTCGGTGCACCGCCGGTTCACGGTGGCGCAGATCGACCAGGCCAGGGCCGAGCACCCCGGAGTGCGAGTGATCGTGCATCCGGAGTGCCCGATGGAGGTCGTCGACGCAGCCGACGAGGCGGGTTCGACCGACTACATCCGCCGCGCGATCGCCTCCGCTACAAGGCCGACCACGTTCGCGATCGGCACCGAGATCAACCTCGTCCGGCGCCTCGCCGCGCAGTTCCCCCAGCACGAGATCTTCTGCCTCGACCCCGTCGTCTGCCCGTGCTCGACCATGTACCGCATCCACCCCGGCTACCTCGCCTGGGTGCTCGAGGAACTCGTCGCCGGCCGCACGCCCAACCGCATCCGCGTGGAGAGCGCCGTCGCCGACCCGGCGCGCGTGGCCCTCGAGCGGATGCTGGCAGCGAAGCCGCGCGCATGA